The following DNA comes from Rhinolophus sinicus isolate RSC01 linkage group LG06, ASM3656204v1, whole genome shotgun sequence.
TGATCGATGCCTGTGACGCTTGGGAGATAAGTGGACAATGCCCCGGAGCTATCTGGAGATGCTTTCTCTGGATCAGGTTTCAGGAGTTTGGCAATTGGTTTACAGTGAGTCACAGTGATACTGTAGCCGGGTGTTGGTGAGGTAGACAGCATAGGTAGTGCCTGATGATGAGCAAGTGAACCAGGCTATTCCTTGTCTGTGACAAATCTGGTAAGGGATACGCAGGGGTTAACAAACATGGTATTCAGAATCGAAGGGGCCTCTAGTTGGAGAAGAGGATCTGCTCTTGGAGTACCTTGTAGTGGGGTTcaaaggggttggggtggggaatgaTCCGTTGGGGATGCAGATTCTAAGGGACGAAAAGGTTCTGGTGGCAAAGAGTCACCTGGTGTTGAGGTGAAGGCAAGTCACCTAAGGGGCCATTGGCTTAGGGGAGAGAATCGGGGGTGGAGATGGGAAAAGGCTGAAGTAGAGGGGCTGGTATTGAATCTCCTGGAGGTCGTGAAGAgaaggtggggacagagggaatGGTGAATCGGTCACTGAATCTGTGGAAGCCAAAGGGGACACACAGCGAGTAGCATCATCCAGGGCCTCAGGGAACAGCAGACAATTGACCTCAGTAGTGACGTTATTGCTCACCTGACACAAGGGGTCTGGATGAAATAGTTGACAAAAGTGCATGGTTGCATGATGCTGGCACAGGAGGCTGCAAGAGACAGGAGGTACAAAGCTAGTCAGgaccagaagaaagaaaggatgacCTCCTGCACCTTGGGGGTGGGGCCCTCTGAAGGCAGCCTGCTGTCCTTCACATTGTTCCACATCCCTGACTTCACAATACACTCAACAGCACTCACCCCAGGCCTTCAATCACCTCCCCGTCCCTATGGCTACCCCTAAGACTATGGAAGGCTGCACAGGACATGCTAAAGAGGGAGCACCAAAGAGAGCGAAAGGGTAGTCACCATTTCAGGAGAGAAAtcagcttctttttctcctcttctgtcctcTGGTAATATCTCCAACCTGGGAAACCATGAGAGTGAGTTATATGGAATGAAGGTAGATGCATAGGTATCATACGGGAGTCCCTTCAGTGGAGACCATTGTGATATGAGACTGTGAAAGCCCCAAGATGCAGTAGATGAGCTCAAGTGGCCGATGATAACACGAACAAGGTGCCCATGTGTCCGTTGCTTCATTTGCAAAGTACTTTCtcagacattatctcatttaatgatcCAAATCCCTCTGTGAAGCAGAGAGGTCAGTGGTTATATCAGAGAGGAATCTGATCATCCAAGAAGTGAAAGTacttaaacaaaattaacagaCAGAAGTTCTGAGTCTTCACATCTATTGGGAAACATTCATTGCTCAGTTCCATCGCTGCTCCTGCCCAGGGATGGCAGAACAGGGGACctgagaaatgactctgggtctGACTGCCTTCCCATGAGCCTCTCCTCTGATGACTCTGTTTTCTGAGAAGGACCATATATGGCAACTAATATCCTCAGAGATCATGGACCTGGGATTTCATGGAAAGGACAGTCAGGGTCACCCTTGGAGAGCTTAGGTGAAAGAGGCAGAACCTTACCTTTCCATGCCCCCCCTTTCCGTCTCCTCTTGGCTCTGCCCTGATgctgagaaaaaaggaagataatcGTTTCTGTCCCTTCTTTCCATAGGTAACTGAGACATTCATGATCCAGGAATACGATGACCCTATTTTAATTACTAGGAATTGTTGTCCCTTCCTTTCATCAATTTTTGGGgctcaaaatgttttcaatttctccCTCTTTCACACACTCAAGGAAGGATTTTGTCTATGACGTCCACACTTGGTATTCTCAGTCAGAAGTCTTCTGCTCAAGGAGGGCATAGGATCTGAGGCCCAACAATGGCATCTCTGCCCTCTCCCATAGGACCCTGTAACCTGGGGCCGAGGTCaggctccagcctctgctcagaAGCTCTCTGAGGCTCAGCCTTCTCTCCTGATCAGCCCAACACAGAGGAAGGCTCTGTGGAGTGATGCCTGACATGGGAATATGACCTCTGATAAAGTACTGGGGAACCCTGTTCTCCTGCATAGTTCCCAAACTCTAAATAACCCAAGTCAGGGCCAGGAAATCACTTTTTTGGGGTTTTGGGTTGAATCCTGGAATCAATCCTCTACCACACCTAGATGGACTCTGAGCTTCCAAGGAAACAGTGGCAGCTGAACCCCTAGGCTGGCCACGCCTGTTCCGCTAGAAGGATTTCTATTCTCTGACTCCCCACCTCAGGTGTAACTCTGGGTCAACCACGCTCATTTTGAAAGGtggaattatctcatttaatgatcCAAATCCCTCTGTGAAGCAGAGAGGTCAGTGGTTATATCAGAGAGGAATCTGATCATCCAAGAAGTGAAAGTacttaaacaaaattaacagaCAGAAGTTCTGAGTCTTCACATCTATTGGGAAACATACATTGCTCAGTTCCATCGCTGCTCCTGCCCAGGGATGGCAGAACAGGGGACctgagaaatgactctgggtctGACTGCCTTCCCATGAGCCTCTCCTCTGATGACTCTGTTTTCTGAGAAGGACCATATATGGCAACTAATATCCTCAGAGATCATGGACCTGGGATTTCATGGAAAGGACAGTCAGGGTCACCCTTGGAGAGCTTAGGTGAAAGAGGCAGAACCTTACCTTTCCATGCCCCCCCTTTCCGTCTCCTCTTGGCTCTGCCCTGAtgctgagaaaaaaggaaagtaatcGTTTCTGTCCCTTCTTTCCATAGGTAACTGAGACATTCATGATCCAGGAATACAGTGACTCTATTTTAATTACTAGAACTTGGTGTCCCTTCCTTTTATCAATTTTTGGGgctcaaaatgttttcaatttctccCTCTTTCACACACTCAAGGAAGGATTTTGTCTATGACGTCCACACTTGGTATTCTCAGTCAGAAGTCTTCTGCTCAAGGACGGCGTAGGATCTGAGGCCCAACAATGGCATCTCTGCCCCCTCCCATAGGACCCTGTAACCTGGGGCCGAGGTCaggctccagcctctgctcagaAGCTCTCTGAGGCTCAGACTTCTCTCCTGATCAGCCCAACACAGAGGAAGGCTCTGTGGAGTGATGCCTGACATGGGAATATGACCTATGATAAAGTACTGGGGAACCCTGTTCTCCTGCATAGTTCCCAAACTCTAAATAACCCAAGTCAGGGCCAGGAAATCACTTTTTTGGGGTTTTGGGTTGAATCCTGGAATCAATCCTCTACCACACCTAGATGGACTCTGAGCTTCCAAGGAAACAGTGGCAGCTGAACCCCTAGGCTGGCCACGCCTGTTCCGCTAGAAGGATTTCTATTCTCTGACTCCCCACCTCAGGTGTAACTCTGGGTCAACCACGCTCATTTTGAAAGGTGGgactagaaatgaaaacaacactaAAGAAACTGATGGGGCTCAAACAGGGCTCCTTACCTTTAGGAAGTTTTTGGTTTCCCAGAGGGTGGTAATGATGGAATCCCCACCAGGTGTAGCACAGGAACAGAAGGAGCCACCACAAGCCACACAAGCAAGTGAGAATCACCTGTAAAGATGTTGAGCCAGACAAATGTCAATGAGACTATTCAGAAATAAGAACACCTTCCATTCTGTAAATTCTATTATCTGAATCACCATGCTGCTGGAGGCAACTGAGCTCTGAGTGTGCAGACCCTTGACTTTATTGCCAAGCGTGCATCACAGACCATTGATGAGTCACAAAGTGTTGTGACACAGCCCTCCCGCACCCACCAGCCCAGCATTCCCTCCACCCCTCTTGGACCTCTAGGTCCCTCTGGCCTACCCTGCCATTCTATTTTCCAAACCATCTTTCATCACATTATACATGTATCTTAATGAAATGTTCTGCTGGTTCCATCTGTAGCCTAGATTTTACCTGGGTCCCCTTTAATGTGTGGAGACCTTGACTGGGGCCTTACCATGTCCACCTCCTTGAAAGTCTGAAATACTGCCTGGAATGTTTGCTTGTACCCAGACATTTACACGTAGGGTCATATATGTCCTCAAATCCATCTCTCCTATAGAATGCTTTGCCTCACATGGGCCCAGATTCTTTGATACTTAGTTCTCTGAATGTTGCATACCAAATTTTAGTGTATTTCAATTAGCTTTTATCTCCTCGATCAGAGGGGCTGACtcaaattcaaataattaaaatgaataattattttgatattcacACGACTGAAatcagtataaaacaaatataaataaactctCAAAGGATCTTGGGGATAAATCTGTAGAACGTACTTCTCTGAAGTTTGTGAAGGTTAAACTGCACAAACACTTTCgggacatgcacacacacacacacacacacacacacacacacacactcacatgcttCCCCCTATCGCCATTCATTACCAGACTGGGACATTTTTAGAATCCATGAACTTACATGGACACTTCAAAGTCCATAGCATACATGAGTATTCACTCCTGGTCTTGTACGTTCCATgatttagacaaatgtataatgacatgtgtccccTGTTAAAATGTCAAAGAGTGTAtgttcactgccctgaaaattctgttttatgCCTGTTCAGCCCATCCTCCCTGCATCACTGGGCAAACACTGAACTGTTTACTGTCTCCAGCGTTTTgcttttccagaaagtcatagagttggaatcaaACAGTgcatagccttttcagattggcttttttcacttaataatatgcatttgaggttcctccatatcttttcatggcttaataaatagctcatttctttttagtgctgaataatattccgttatCTGAATGTATATAGTTGTTTTATCCATTCTCCctggatattttggttgtttcccagTTTTGGCAACTATCAGTGAAGCTCAtaaattttctttgtgtaaaaaaaaaacatgccttATTAAGATATACTTCACCTATCATACAATTCACATAttaaaagtgtataattcagtgactTTCAGTATGTTCACAatgttgtgcatccatcaccacaatcagttttagaacacATTCAACACTCAGAAAGAAACTCTGTTCCCTTTAGACTTCACCTTTCGATCTTATTTCACCCAGCCCTAGGTTACCACTGATCCACTTACTCTGTAGTTTGgtgaattctgaatatttcatacaATGGAATCGTATACTTTGTGGCTGTTTCCTAGGTGTAACCCACTGAATTCAGTTTATGTAACAAACTTACCATACGTATGCAAAGCATCATATATGTATCTGTAATATGCTTCCAGTGAACACACCTAAATAAGCATCAGTTGGTTGCTGCAGAAAAATCACAGTATTCACAGAATAAGAGAAGAGTTTGCCAAGATGTGGGCGGGGCTAAGGGACACCCAACTTGTCAAAGATGGCAAAGCAGCAGAACTAGCGACAGCAGGGAGACCTCAATATCCCTAGGCATGAAGGcggaaggggaaggagggactGCCCAAGTCCAGACAGAGATGGAGCCTAGCTTCTCTAGACCTGTTGGGGCCTTGGACATCAGCCAGCAGGGAAGCCCAGCTGGTGCTGGGTACAGAGCAGGACAGAGACAGCTGAAAGGCTCACTGGGATTGGCAAATGGCAAATATTCAGCACATACaatatatttcagtttctaaattctGGCAAACATAATGTTAATTGATGTATAGAATACTGAAATTACTTAAAACTGGCAAGAAAGCAAAATTTCCCCTTTGAGTCTCGtgacaaaaatgtaattatattccttaaagagaaaaaaattaacatcagttCAATTAAATCAGCCTTAAGTATATAATC
Coding sequences within:
- the LOC141572340 gene encoding spermatogenesis-associated protein 31D3-like; protein product: MESFVPPVSCSLLCQHHATMHFCQLFHPDPLCQVSNNVTTEVNCLLFPEALDDATRCDSLPPEPFRPLESASPTDHSPPQPL